The following are from one region of the Nitratidesulfovibrio sp. genome:
- a CDS encoding glutamine synthetase III codes for MSGIQARLNAISAITNYTPSAAPMNFAETKPTELFGCNVFNDKVMKDRLPKAVYKSLKKTVELGEKLDPSIADVVANAMKDWAIEKGATHFTHVFYPLTGLTAEKHDAFLVPDGKGGALAEFSGKLLIQGEPDASSFPSGGLRATFEARGYTAWDVTSPAYILENPNGTFLCIPTAFVSWTGEALDKKTPLLRANQALNKQAQRVLKLFGTETKLPLVSFAGPEQEYFLIDRNFAFARPDLHICGRTLFGAKPAKGQEFEDQYFGVIPRRVLSFMMEVERELFKLGVPVKTRHNEVAPSQYEIAPIFETSNLATDHNQLIMTVMRSVAKRYGMVCLLHEKPFAGINGSGKHLNYSIGNADLGSLFDPGDSPHENAQFLVFCAAAIRAVHKYGALLRATVASASNDHRLGANEAPPAIMSVYLGEQLADVFEQIKTGKVNGCKKACVMNIGVDVLPPLPMDPGDRNRTSPFAFTGNRFEFRAVGSSMSIAGPQVALNTMMAESLDYIATELEKATKGDPTKLNEAVQKLLQKIMKEHDKVIFNGDGYSEEWHKEAAKRGLPNLKTTPDALPVLSSPEVVKLFTSYGVFSEAEVKSREEIYLEQYCKTVATEANLVIRMARTIIFPAAMRYQGELAATCANLKAAGHDYKVVALEDVTAKLRAMQAAVGELEKKMEHEAAGTHAEAKHMCDVILPAMLKVREYADALEAVVADDLWALPSYQEMLFIK; via the coding sequence ATGAGCGGAATCCAGGCCCGTCTGAACGCGATCTCGGCCATCACCAACTACACGCCGAGCGCGGCCCCCATGAACTTCGCCGAAACCAAGCCCACCGAGCTGTTCGGCTGCAACGTCTTCAACGACAAGGTCATGAAGGACCGCCTGCCCAAGGCCGTCTACAAGTCGCTGAAGAAGACCGTGGAACTTGGCGAAAAGCTCGACCCCTCCATCGCCGACGTGGTCGCCAACGCCATGAAGGACTGGGCCATCGAAAAGGGCGCCACCCACTTCACCCACGTCTTCTACCCGCTCACCGGCCTGACCGCCGAAAAGCACGACGCCTTCCTGGTGCCCGATGGCAAGGGCGGCGCCCTGGCCGAATTCAGCGGCAAGCTGCTGATCCAGGGCGAACCCGACGCCTCCAGCTTCCCCTCGGGCGGCCTGCGCGCCACCTTCGAAGCACGCGGCTACACCGCGTGGGACGTGACCAGCCCTGCCTACATCCTTGAAAATCCCAACGGCACCTTCCTGTGCATCCCCACCGCGTTCGTTTCGTGGACCGGCGAGGCCCTGGACAAGAAGACCCCGCTGCTGCGCGCCAACCAGGCCCTGAACAAGCAGGCCCAGCGCGTGCTGAAGCTGTTCGGCACCGAAACCAAGCTGCCCTTGGTCTCGTTTGCCGGTCCCGAACAGGAATACTTCCTCATCGACCGCAACTTCGCCTTCGCCCGGCCCGACCTGCACATCTGCGGTCGCACCCTGTTCGGCGCCAAGCCCGCCAAGGGCCAGGAATTCGAAGACCAGTACTTCGGCGTCATTCCCCGCCGCGTGCTGTCCTTCATGATGGAAGTGGAGCGCGAGCTGTTCAAGCTCGGCGTGCCGGTGAAGACCCGCCACAACGAAGTGGCCCCCAGCCAGTACGAAATCGCCCCCATCTTCGAGACCAGCAACCTGGCCACCGACCACAACCAGCTGATCATGACCGTGATGCGCAGCGTGGCCAAGCGCTACGGCATGGTCTGCCTGCTGCACGAAAAGCCCTTCGCGGGCATCAACGGCTCGGGCAAGCACCTCAACTACTCCATCGGCAACGCCGACCTCGGCAGCCTGTTCGATCCCGGCGACAGCCCGCATGAAAACGCCCAGTTCCTGGTGTTCTGCGCCGCCGCCATCCGCGCCGTGCACAAGTACGGCGCCCTGCTGCGCGCCACCGTGGCCTCCGCCTCCAACGACCATCGCCTGGGCGCCAACGAAGCCCCGCCGGCCATCATGTCCGTGTACCTCGGCGAACAGCTGGCCGACGTGTTCGAGCAGATCAAGACCGGCAAGGTCAACGGCTGCAAGAAGGCCTGCGTCATGAACATCGGCGTGGACGTGCTGCCGCCGCTGCCCATGGATCCGGGCGACCGCAACCGCACCAGCCCCTTCGCCTTCACCGGCAACCGCTTCGAATTCCGCGCCGTGGGCTCGTCCATGTCCATCGCCGGTCCCCAGGTTGCCCTGAACACCATGATGGCCGAGTCGCTGGACTACATCGCCACCGAACTGGAAAAGGCCACCAAGGGCGACCCCACGAAGCTCAACGAGGCCGTGCAGAAGCTGCTCCAGAAGATCATGAAGGAGCACGACAAGGTCATCTTCAACGGCGACGGCTACTCCGAGGAATGGCACAAGGAAGCGGCCAAGCGCGGCCTGCCCAACCTGAAGACCACGCCCGACGCCCTGCCCGTGCTGAGCAGCCCCGAAGTGGTGAAGCTGTTCACCTCTTACGGCGTGTTCAGCGAAGCGGAAGTGAAGTCGCGCGAGGAAATCTACCTCGAGCAGTACTGCAAGACCGTTGCCACCGAAGCCAACCTGGTCATCCGCATGGCCCGCACCATCATCTTCCCCGCCGCCATGCGCTACCAGGGCGAACTGGCCGCCACCTGCGCCAACCTGAAGGCCGCCGGGCACGACTACAAGGTGGTCGCCCTTGAAGACGTGACCGCCAAGCTGCGCGCCATGCAGGCCGCCGTGGGCGAACTGGAAAAGAAGATGGAACACGAGGCCGCTGGCACCCACGCCGAAGCCAAGCACATGTGCGACGTGATCCTGCCCGCCATGCTGAAGGTGCGCGAATACGCCGACGCGCTGGAAGCCGTGGTGGCCGACGACCTGTGGGCCCTGCCCAGCTACCAGGAAATGCTGTTCATCAAGTAG